From the genome of Solea senegalensis isolate Sse05_10M linkage group LG21, IFAPA_SoseM_1, whole genome shotgun sequence:
TTGTATGAGCATTGATCAAACACTGGTCACAAGAGAGTGACGCTACCACACTGTACCATTACCCCGGTaacccaagggaagggtactgaaCAATAGAAGtattggggctggttatttttggtgttattcctaatggaaaagtccaaaaacaattTGCACCGTAccaaacttggtggaaacacggctgTCGTCCGGCACACTGGCATGGTTAGGGAccatattttcacttttacCGTTACTGAAAATAACGGTAAACATTCGGGAACACTcggaaaaacaggttttaacaAAAACTTACTGTATAAAGTGAGCAGCTTCATCCACGTCAGCTGTAAATGCAGATTTTTctctgtgggagagtgagacgTTTACAatcttcagtttccagccagaaaagtAGAAAAGTCTACTGATGAGATGAAACTGACAAAAATCTGCAAATTTGCAAATATATTCCTGCATGACTTTGCAGAAGTCTGTGATGACTCATCGTGAATGTCCTGTCCAAGCACTGCACCATTACCAACACACAGCTAACACATGTACCTGAGCTAAAAGCAACAGCAcatattattttgtctttcagaTGTTTGAGGCTGTGGAGGACATTAAGAAGAATAACAAAGTCCGCAGTGTCATTTTTTGTAGTTTGGTTCCTGGGATCTTCTGTGCAGGTAGATTTATCCACCTCGTATTCCCATGTGTTACGTTAAAATGGAGACGTTTACTCCACAATGCTAACGTTGTCTCTCTCTGAGTGCAGGTGCAGACCTGAAGGAGCGAGCTAAGATGCATCAGAGTGAAGTGGGTCCATTTGTGTCCAAAGCCAGAGCGCTCATCACAGAACTGGGTAAAGATGAATATTTCTACCAGCATCGATGTTGTCATCAGTCATTTAAAATAGAGTGACGCAATAGAAAAATGTTCTCAAGCAAAAAGGAAGTGCAATCATAATGTGTGGAGAGCACCATCTTTCACTCAGTGTGGTGCAATATGCTGCCTCACAAGATACAataaattttattattttattccacctgagagggcgctatagagcccttgagcaatgTACGGATCcaggaactatgccaatatcgcattttcaccagacctgacctctgTGCCGTTTCAGGGGTTTTTATGACCACAAACCCACAGATATGAtgataatctgaaggataacaataggtgCTTGGGCTTTAAttatagaataataataatgacaataatacgACTGTTGGTGAAAATCAAACAGAAGtctcaggtcaaaggtcaggtcaggtcaggtcaggtcctTCTGGGTTTGGACCTCTCTCTACATATGATGGTTTCAGTAACGCAGCATGAAAGAGGGTCTCACAGTGTCCGACATGAATGTGAACCCTGTTGATTGGTACTGTTTTGATCCAGGTAACCTGCCGGTACCAACCATCGCTGCCATTGATGGAGCTGCTTTAGGAGGAGGCCTGGAAATGGCCCTGGCCTGTGACATCAGAATTGCTTGTAAGTCGCGCGTGTGTTTGGACTGTGAACACAACACTGTTCATGTCTATAACAGCAGAATATGTCAGAGATTGTTGACCATGGTATGagtgtgggagtgaatggttgtgtttATTCACTTGTTCACTCAAAGTGACTTTACAGCACAGTTTTAccatctagagctgaaacaattactcaatgaatccgtttgaagctttttatcattattaaaaacaagatttctgattatttcagcttcttaaatgtgaatatattcttcatttctatgctccacataacaaaaaagtcgttaaaactgaatcattttggtttgtggacaaaaaccaGACGTTGGAGAacgtcgtcatttccaggtttgacaaacacggaTCGATGTTTTgtgacgttttctgacattttatgaaccaaacgatgactcgaaaataatcgacagattaataaAGTTAGTTGCAGTCATTCACTGACACAGCTCATCTGTGTGCAGtgaagtgtcttgctcaagggcacaaCAGCATGTTGAATCTGACTCACAACCTTCCAGGGGGACATATTACAACATTATTCCATGCAATCGTTTAATGTAAATTTGCAAGTGAAATGTTATTagaaaaaaggtttttcttggacacacttttgttttgtgtcgttAAGAAAAGTCCAGTGAAATCAATAATACTGATTTTACTCTTGTGTCTTTGCAGCCAATGCTGCGAAAATGGGACTAGTGGAAACTAAACTTGCAATTATTCCTGGAGCTGGTAAGGTCGCTTTTTAACTTCATAATTAAACAAACGTTTGTGAGGCTGTGTTCCATTTCGGTTTCTCGTGTCCCGTGCAGGTGGCACGCAGCGTCTCCCCAGGCTGATAGGTGTCTCTCGTGCTAAGGAGCTCATCTTTGCTGCCAGGGTGGTGGACGGCACAGAAGCGAGTCGTCTGGGtctggtcagtcagtcagtggagCAGAATAAGAGTGGAGATGCCGCTTATCTCCAGGCGCTGGAGCTGGCACGCGAGATCAACCCTCAGGTAACGAAGCTGCGCGCAGAGAGAAGAACGTGAATGATTTAGATTTGAGGTCATGGATAAAGCACGAGCCTTTGCTGCAGCACATGTATGATAACGTTCCACTCATTCAAACAATAATGTAAAGCACGTAATGTCTGATGCTCACAGGGTCCGATTGCAGTGAGGATGGCAAAACTGGCCATTAACCAGGGAATCGAGGTAAGTCTGTAGAATATATACAGTTTACTGCTCAGACCTTTTATTatgagaaagagaaataaaaggagAATTAATAATAAAGAGAGGATTTCTCTTACAGGTGGATTTAGCTACAGGTCTGGCCATTGAAGAGGCGTGCTACGCCCAGGTGAGAACACCGACACCCTCTACTGTTCACTGCAGTGTTATATGTATCCAGTACATTTCTATGcacttgtttcctgttttatccGGGCTGGAGCCGAGCCTGCACACCAGGATTATCCGCTTGTTATTATAAGTTGTGATGACAGAATCAGAGCTAAGATGAGAGACACGAGTTCAAAGTCTTCCACGACCGCGCGTTCATCAGTGCACTCGTGTGACTGTGTCGGTCTGAAAATAACTCGCGGTCAGACGCCAGTGTTGGTGCATTGTTATCTGGACGCAGCAGAGAGCCACTGCACCATCCATCAACAAAAAGCTGCTCTGAATGCTGTTATTTCGTAGTTGTGTAGTGCAGACATGATTTGTATCATGTGAGTCTGAGTGTTCCCGCGTTCTCATGTCTTTAAAGTTCCTTTAGACTTTTCTGTCGTCTTCTTTGGGCACGAGCTGATCCATTTTCAGTTTCCAGTTTCTCACATTTgtcttttaacccttagaacacacagcatttcagctgctttttttccattactatgtttaaacatacagtatgtacagaggctgtaagacatttttatttctttttaacacaatatataaactatataaacacacctgagcaagaAGTTCTCAAAATGTTTATAATCAGAttggatttgtgaaatttggataTATGTCGACGTtcactcggctcgtttttatgaagaaaaacaaaaactattattattgtagttATAATATACGACTATTGTGACCCCCCCCCCAAGATGTCCATTTAAGGggttgtgtattatttccacgGCAATTTACTGAGGGTGCACAGATCTGCACCTGGCTTTTACAAGGAATTCAGGCAATGAATGCAACCCCACCTCACCATGTGCCCTGATCTGTGGAGCATGATCTTTAACTTTTGTTTACTTGTTGCTTAAGggcaacatttttttcacagacttcgagaataaagtcttaatttatgaggttaaagttgtaaatttacgagattagtcatgagaataaagtcttaaatttacgagattaaagtcgtaaatttacaagaataaattcatttagttttaagagatttaaattgtaattttacatttaggcgattaatctcataaattaagacttttttctcacttttcatAAAAAGGTGACGTTGTCTTTCAGTCGTGAGAGATTCAGCATtcatgcgtgcatgtgtgtgtgtgttgtgtttcaggtgaTACCAACTAAAGATCGAGTGGAGGGTTTGACTGCGTTCAAGGAGAAGCGGCGTCCTCAGTTCAGGGGCGAGTGAAGGCGGCACTGACGAGCTGCTCCTGAGTTCTGCCTTCAGTTGGGACTCTTCCACTGCTTCCAACATCTTCATGGTTGAAACTGTACACGTCGACACATGAACTGTGCAGTCTCAACTCCACACCGCGGGGGACGACGAGTGCAGGACGCTGGGCTTGATCCTGGCTGTCCTTTCAACTCTCACTCACGAGTATTTTTGAGAAAGCGAGCGAATCCACCACTCACGAAACTTAGAAACTGTGCAACTGAAGCTGATTCAGTGGAAGTTAGTAACTGcactcccccccctcctcctcctcatctagTGAACTAATCCAAGAGATATTAACATTCTCATTACAGTTGTGTGAATGCTGCACACGAGAGCTGCTTTTTTCATTTTGGACAAAGTTCCATCTGTTCAGACGTCACAGCTGCATGAAATCATTGcatattaattacatttaatgaacacaTGCAGAGGTATGAAGCTCTTCTAGACTtggtattaataataaaatctgtCCTGATTGTGTGAACACACCTGGACAGATGttataccaggtctgaatggagCCAAAGACACTGTGATCCAcgatgaagacaaaaaaaatgcattaattaTGATCAGAGTCCCATTTTGAACAAATGTGCTCTGGTGTCATTAGGACGCCGTGAATAACGTGTTGTACAGTGAATAAAAGTATGAACATGAAGGTCTTTGTGGCGTCTTTGACGACGACACAGGCTCACGTGCCTTTGGTTCACCTTGGTGGTGAgatgggaaaataaatatttacctgaattattatgaataattgTACGTTTCCATGTGGTTTGAATGCTCAGAGGACACAGACATGTCTTTAACTCCCACACAGCTAAAATGCGTTTTTAATCATGTTTCGTTAGGAAATGATTTTCTTGGTGATGACAACCATTTCCTAGTAGTGAACAGGGTTAGGCGTAGTAACGGTGCTCAACCTATGGTTGGGTTTAGTCATAAAAAGATCACGGTGTTTTCCTCCCCACACAAACACTAGACTGTCCTCACAGATCTGAAACTGCAGTTGATTTGTGTGGAAACGTCAGTTTTAGGAggcaggtgcacacacacacacacacacgggtttgcACAGgtattcttgttaggacacttCAGTGGCTAACGTGTGTGAAGTACGATGGCAGTGAATCGTTGCTGATCATGTGTTCGTCCCTTGACTCTCACTTGTCCACATGTAGGTGGAATCATGACTGTATATAACAATCAAAGCCTCATCTGTGACCCTTTGTTTCTTCACTGGTCCGAGTCCAGTCATCCTGAAAcaccacacgcacgcacacacacgcacacacacacacacacactcttttccTCGAGTTGCCTTTCTTTTGTGTACgacgtgtgtttttttgtctatttgcTAATGAGTGCGTCAGCGTCTGTGGAGCTGATGTGAGATCTTGAGTTTCAGAGGTGGGAGTTGCTGGAACAGTTTCTTAGTCACACGGTTGTTCTTCTGTGAACTgtgaaacagctgtttattattattgtaccacagaataataataattataataataaaaagaaatccattgacctgaatacattttattagcacaagttaattattattttggttttgagtgtgttttgtgttttcaattttatttgaagCTTAAAAATCTTTGCGTGGAGGCATCTACAGTATGTTAACTATAATGAGGTGTTTCCTTCTGTTATGTTGCTTATTctgtttcatatatatatatatatatatatatatatatatatatatatatatatatattcatatatattcatattcatatatatatatatatatacatatatatacatatatatatatatatatatatatatatatatatatatatatacatacatatacatatatatatatgcagtctTTTATAAAGTGTAGGGATATAGGgataccagaaaatgactggtagaagttgaagtcacttttttttacaatattacttaagCAAAatacttaaagtatatgacatttgctgtacttaagtatcaaaagtcattttctgatataagttttattttttatagtatttaaaaaagtgaggactTAGGACAGAGCAATGGCAGCtcagtgtccttgagcaagacactagaaaagatgtgtgtttttatttggtagtaacaaagatggAAGAAATGTAGTAGAGTAAAAGTcactagaaatataaataacaaagtagaGATACCTGACGTGTGGTTGTCTGAACCTCTGAATTGGCCTCTTATTTGagttcaaacacacagtgtctgcAGGAATCTGCCTGACACAGCGATGAAGAACCTTTAATGAAGCACTTCTTGTTGCTTTGATGATGCTGGGCTTATCCTACGGTCCACTCCAGGTGTGACCTTGTGACTCAGTGAGTGCAGCTGTGCATCATAAATGCTCACATCTCTGACGATGGCCACGGATATTTAACACGTTCATCAGAAAAAATGATAAAACGCTCTCCTGTCGTGTCTAACAATAGCCACAGTATCAGTATCATGTTGCTCTGCAGTGTACATCCATTCTGGGCTTTAGATTTAATAGACGTCGTTTCAGAAAGGTCACGTTTgtcagaagagagaaaaagtccAAGAACACAGCGGctgatgtgtcactgtgtcagtaGAAGCTGGAGGAAAATGGTGATGATGAGAATATGAGACTGTCATAATAATGCGAGTGATGATCCCACTTTGACTGAGACATTAGCAGGAGTTGGAGGCTGAGAGAGTGAACAGCAGGAAGCGTCCGCACCATCACCAGGAGCAACACAAAGGTTCTCAGGGTCAGAGGATTAGGACCACGTGACAAAATAAgagtcaggattctgagattaaagtcaggattctTCAGTTTATTAAttgaatttagtttttattaatccccttagggaaagtattcctctgcatttgacccatcctagaattaacAGCAGTGGGCTGctacactgagtagcgcccggggagcattggggggttgggtaccttgctcaggggtaccagccctttttggccgggtggggatttgaaccggcaaccctccggttacaagtcaagttccctttccacttggccatgggctgccaaatattaaatattaaagcaaaacttaaaatgtatttatttaacaccCAGTCgcacagtgacacagacttcatgttcagctgcagcaggaatgatgatgatgtagggGGGTCATggttatggtgtgtgtgtgtgagagcctgTTAACAGACGGTTGAGGCCCTGGCCAGCCGTTTGCGTGCAGACCTGCCCTGTGgcttgatgctgctgctgcagggagcCTGACACCAGGCTGCACATCCCCACTGTGGCTGGCCCCTTCCGGCAGATGTCCAGCACTAAGCCGAGGGGAAGCCCACCACAAGTCAGGGTTGCGTAAAGACAGATCGGTTCCCCCCCGATGCTGCAGGCCCCATGCCACTGCTCATGGGAAACGTTTCAGGTTCACATGTAACGGATTCCGtcacaaggttttttttgtcgaCTTTTTCTTAGGAACCACAGGTCGACCCCGTCTGAGAGAATGTGGCGACGCACAGGTGCCATTTCTGTTTTGCAACTGTCTCTCAACTGCTGCAGGCCTTCAGTAAACCGTGTTGTCCTCAGTGATGGAGCAGCGGGAACATGTACATCTCACACTCGTAACCTTCGTTCCAAAGCCGTCCGCTGTAGGTCCCTCAAACACCGAGGCAGGAAAGAGTCATgttacatttccatccacaTCTATTCAAGCCTCTCTCGGgtcaacaacacatagaaatattcccttgaAGTTCCAGGTTGTGAATCACGATCTATTGATATTTTCTAGTACATATCTACTGTACCTCTCCCTCTATCTATCATAGCTGCCAAAGGTGTCAAAGGGTCCACGCTGCCCTTTATCTGAATAACGTTCACAAAGCCAATTTCCTTAATAACAACACAGCTGTGTTCTGTCCCTAGACCAGGGGTCGTGACCCCCAGGTGGGATAGAGACCTGACATCTATGAATcaaatacattataaatatgATATACTTATACAGTTTTGggtttttatatgtgtgtatatataatgtgaTGATTCTTGGCAcccagaaggtgtaaatctttgaggctgAAATTGTctataaagtcaacattcaaaTGTTCACATCTTCTTTAAATATTGTCAGATTTCAGAAGCTTAATCACACGTccagaatctgtaaataactccgAATGCCCCTCGGcccacttgttgctggttttgccATGGCTGTGGCACATATGTATTAAccacatgtttatattttatatatgaaaatTCAATATATTGTGTGTACAGATGTATTCTATATTTGCATATGGGTTGTGTACGACTATAAGAGCATTTTCCACTGACAGCACAGGGAACTAATTAAGTGCCGACTGATCACTTTAACtctactgccacctgctggtgaagcagttttacacacaaacatgtccagACGTCTGCAACTCTGGCGTCTTAGTTCCTCACAGTAACTCAATTCTTTATCGTTGTGAAACTAGAGAGACATGAATTCATAATTGACTTCACATTGTCTGCTAACTGCTAGCATTGACTAGCATTGGCAttgctctgagtttgtgaggttaatataattatatttgtgcaacgtaatcagacactctactggataattagaagtcagtatcacccaaataaaaactatgCTTTTTTGGTCCACCTTTCAATTTATTAAGCTATTTATCACCAACACCTGATCACATccctgttgtgtgagaaacgTAAAAGCACCAAAGACTCACCGGGTTCAAAAActttgtcctggacacaagcaaggggggcttcaaggaaacaaggttgggaaccactgtccTAGAGAACTCCCTAAGCATCTATTATAACTgtttgtataataatataataataataataataccctcaaaactggatctgtatcctgcaacctgcaagatgaggacagagagagaggacaggaaggaaagacacaaactcgggagaaaaagaacaaagacagTGGGCAGTATTCATCTGCATCCACGGAGCAATAGGAGCCTTGCTCAGAGTGACCCCAACCCTTGACCCAccccaggatttgaaccagcaaccctccaagCTCAATTCCTTTCCTGTTGGCCATGGGCTGCGCCCAAAGTTATGTGAGATACACAACATATATTCATTAAGAGTGCCAGTAAGTGACAGTCACCTCAGTGTATTACACAATACTCTCTTTATTGAAACTTGTTGGTGCTGACGTGTCATTTTCTAAAGTATAACCTGGTTATAGTCACAACAGTTATCAAACTACTATTTAAAAGTAGCAAATCAGAGGCCAGATTGGTCTATAGTCTCCAGCCGTAAGCGTTAAACAAAAGAGGACACATTTCGACTTACAATTCATGATTATGACATAGATAATGTGAAAACCTCAAAAGGAAGAGAATGAAGAGATTTCATAATTCAATCTTCTCTTTGATTGATGTGAATGACGGTGTTTCTAAAACTCAGCTGACATGCTGGAATGTCAGTAAACATCAAAACCGTTTAAAATAATGTGCATTTGGCTTTGTCCCATAGGAACAcgagaggcttttttttttcctccaccgAGTCTCTTCCACTTGTTTCCCA
Proteins encoded in this window:
- the auh gene encoding methylglutaconyl-CoA hydratase, mitochondrial, with the protein product MAALLVRRTLSQAFNVPAAERGSVCRSAAALSRFRQPLVSGAAAPCPRLYGPGAAARHYTSDPKDDLRVRYLDGEDNGIVVIGINRPKAKNAISKNLVKLMFEAVEDIKKNNKVRSVIFCSLVPGIFCAGADLKERAKMHQSEVGPFVSKARALITELGNLPVPTIAAIDGAALGGGLEMALACDIRIASNAAKMGLVETKLAIIPGAGGTQRLPRLIGVSRAKELIFAARVVDGTEASRLGLVSQSVEQNKSGDAAYLQALELAREINPQGPIAVRMAKLAINQGIEVDLATGLAIEEACYAQVIPTKDRVEGLTAFKEKRRPQFRGE